One genomic window of Solanum dulcamara chromosome 10, daSolDulc1.2, whole genome shotgun sequence includes the following:
- the LOC129870734 gene encoding uncharacterized protein LOC129870734 isoform X1, giving the protein MSLLNQLFNRGLQGSKCKTCLTLAISRIKLLQNKRDAQLRLMRKEIAQFLQTGQEAIARIRVEHIIGEQNVWAAYEILELFCEFVFARVPILESQKECPSELREAVASIIFAAPRCSDLPDLLHVRNLFAAKYGKEFIAAASELRPDTSVNRTIVEKLSVGAPSAEVRLNVLKEIAKEYNVEWDSSYTEAELSKKPEDLLNGPKQIAAPARASLEPNTRGHSPTSQNPVMSPNGNHPGAKSLDSPTSVTKAPLWPANIDNTLGDTSDIKKDTRPETSDVLERARAAISAAQRASAAARLAADLVNVKFSSSKIE; this is encoded by the exons ATGTCGCTGCTGAATCAACTCTTCAACAGGGGACTTCAAGGCTCAAAGTG CAAGACGTGCTTGACCTTGGCAATCTCACGAATCAAATTATTACAAAACAAGAGAGATGCACAGCTCAGACTTATGCGCAAGGAGATAGCCCAATTTCTGCAAACTGGCCAGGAAGCCATAGCTCGAATTAGG GTTGAGCATATTATAGGCGAGCAAAATGTATGGGCTGCCTATGAGATTTTGGAGTTGTTCTGCGAGTTTGTTTTTGCCCGGGTTCCTATCCTTGAAAGCCAAAA AGAATGCCCCTCGGAATTGCGGGAAGCTGTTGCAAGTATAATCTTTGCAGCTCCAAGATGTTCAGATTTACCAGATTTATTGCATGTCAGGAATCTATTTGCAGCTAAATACGGAAAGGAATTCATAGCCGCAGCGTCTGAGCTTCGGCCCGACACAAGTGTTAACCGTACA ATTGTAGAGAAACTTTCAGTCGGTGCTCCATCAGCTGAAGTAAGGCTCAATGTATTGAAGGAAATTGCAAAAGAGTACAACGTGGAATGGGATTCTTCTTACACAGAAGCAGAATTGAGTAAAAAACCAGAGGACCTTCTG AATGGACCAAAGCAAATTGCTGCACCTGCTCGGGCATCTCTAGAACCAAACACTCGTGGTCATTCACCAACTTCGCAAAATCCTGTGATGTCTCCAAATGGCAATCATCCAGGAGCTAAAAGTCTTGATTCTCCAACCTCTGTTACTAAAGCACCTCTATGGCCTGCTAATATAGACAACACTTTGGGTGATACATCCGATATAAAAAAGGATACAAGACCAGAAACATCAGATGTATTGGAGAGAGCTCGTGCTGCTATTTCTGCTGCACAGCGTGCATCTGCTGCTGCCCGACTTGCTGCAGATTTGGTTAATGTCAAGTTCAGTTCTTCAAAGATAGAGTAA
- the LOC129870734 gene encoding uncharacterized protein LOC129870734 isoform X2 has product MRKEIAQFLQTGQEAIARIRVEHIIGEQNVWAAYEILELFCEFVFARVPILESQKECPSELREAVASIIFAAPRCSDLPDLLHVRNLFAAKYGKEFIAAASELRPDTSVNRTIVEKLSVGAPSAEVRLNVLKEIAKEYNVEWDSSYTEAELSKKPEDLLNGPKQIAAPARASLEPNTRGHSPTSQNPVMSPNGNHPGAKSLDSPTSVTKAPLWPANIDNTLGDTSDIKKDTRPETSDVLERARAAISAAQRASAAARLAADLVNVKFSSSKIE; this is encoded by the exons ATGCGCAAGGAGATAGCCCAATTTCTGCAAACTGGCCAGGAAGCCATAGCTCGAATTAGG GTTGAGCATATTATAGGCGAGCAAAATGTATGGGCTGCCTATGAGATTTTGGAGTTGTTCTGCGAGTTTGTTTTTGCCCGGGTTCCTATCCTTGAAAGCCAAAA AGAATGCCCCTCGGAATTGCGGGAAGCTGTTGCAAGTATAATCTTTGCAGCTCCAAGATGTTCAGATTTACCAGATTTATTGCATGTCAGGAATCTATTTGCAGCTAAATACGGAAAGGAATTCATAGCCGCAGCGTCTGAGCTTCGGCCCGACACAAGTGTTAACCGTACA ATTGTAGAGAAACTTTCAGTCGGTGCTCCATCAGCTGAAGTAAGGCTCAATGTATTGAAGGAAATTGCAAAAGAGTACAACGTGGAATGGGATTCTTCTTACACAGAAGCAGAATTGAGTAAAAAACCAGAGGACCTTCTG AATGGACCAAAGCAAATTGCTGCACCTGCTCGGGCATCTCTAGAACCAAACACTCGTGGTCATTCACCAACTTCGCAAAATCCTGTGATGTCTCCAAATGGCAATCATCCAGGAGCTAAAAGTCTTGATTCTCCAACCTCTGTTACTAAAGCACCTCTATGGCCTGCTAATATAGACAACACTTTGGGTGATACATCCGATATAAAAAAGGATACAAGACCAGAAACATCAGATGTATTGGAGAGAGCTCGTGCTGCTATTTCTGCTGCACAGCGTGCATCTGCTGCTGCCCGACTTGCTGCAGATTTGGTTAATGTCAAGTTCAGTTCTTCAAAGATAGAGTAA